One stretch of Mobula birostris isolate sMobBir1 chromosome 23, sMobBir1.hap1, whole genome shotgun sequence DNA includes these proteins:
- the drd4-rs gene encoding dopamine receptor D4 related sequence, translating to MFNGIANKTEESGSSPYNYLALLFGVLLIVAIMLGNILVCISVLLERSLKTATNYFIVSLAAADLLLAVLVLPLYVYTEFHGGIWTLNMFLCDALMTMDVMLCTASILNLCAISVDRYIAVIVPLKYNRNQFSGRQLILIAATWLLSLGVASPVIFGLNNVPDRDVTDCKLEDGTFVVYSSVCSFFIPCPAMLLLYYGMFRGLRRWGEGRKAPPKSEARDRTLSFRLTVTASKGDARKNLALKAISAGAENAQDSELVTSPLDSVSDLEAAEAGKGANTKENGFVGRSGATSRSRRVSRRERKAMRVLPVVVGVFLACWTPFFVVHVLKVLCEACTIGSTLISVVTWLGYVNSAVNPIIYTVFNTEFRKVFQKLLCCQT from the exons ATGTTCAATGGGATAGCGAACAAAACAGAGGAGAGTGGCAGCTCTCCCTATAATTATCTGGCCCTCCTGTTTGGTGTCCTGCTTATTGTGGCCATCATGCTGGGTAATATTCTGGTGTGCATCAGTGTGCTGCTTGAAAGATCTCTGAAGACCGCGACCAATTACTTCATTGTCAGCCTGGCTGCAGCAGATCTACTTCTTGCAGTTCTTGTTCTGCCACTCTACGTGTACACTGAG TTTCACGGGGGGATCTGGACTCTGAATATGTTCCTGTGTGATGCGTTAATGACGATGGATGTGATGCTTTGCACGGCTTCCATTCTCAACCTATGTGCTATTAGTGTAGACAG GTACATTGCCGTGATCGTGCCCCTGAAATACAACAGAAACCAGTTCAGCGGTCGGCAACTCATCCTCATCGCGGCCACCTGGCTCCTGTCCCTCGGCGTGGCTTCTCCCGTCATCTTTGGACTCAACAACGTCCCAGACCGAGATGTGACGGACTGCAAGCTGGAGGATGGGACCTTTGTCGTGTACTCCTCTGTCTGCTCCTTCTTCATCCCGTGCCCGGCCATGCTGCTCCTCTACTACGGGATGTTCCGGGGACTGCGGCGCTGGGGCGAAGGCCGCAAAGCGCCGCCGAAGTCCGAGGCTCGGGACCGGACGCTCTCCTTTAGGCTCACGGTCACCGCATCAAAGGGAGACGCTCGCAAGAACCTGGCACTCAAAGCGATCTCTGCTGGCGCCGAGAACGCCCAGGACAGCGAGTTGGTGACCTCGCCGCTCGACAGCGTCTCGGACCTGGAGGCAGCCGAGGCAGGAAAGGGGGCGAACACGAAAGAGAATGGATTCGTGGGCAGGTCGGGGGCCACGTCCAGGAGCCGGAGGGTCAGCAGGCGGGAGAGGAAGGCGATGAGAGTCCTGCCGGTTGTAGTGG GGGTATTTCTGGCCTGCTGGACTCCGTTCTTCGTGGTTCATGTACTGAAAGTGCTGTGCGAGGCCTGCACCATAGGCTCCACGCTCATCAGCGTCGTCACATGGCTGGGTTACGTGAACAGTGCTGTCAATCCCATTATCTACACTGTCTTTAATACAGAGTTCAGGAAGGTGTTCCAGAAGTTACTATGCTGTCAAACATGA